The region CTGCTGTACCGAGCTAACAAAGTCGGCGAAACTCCGTATGGGTTGGACAATGCGCATCCGAAAACGATTTTGGGTCAAGTGTTTGGAGCACGACGATTGAACACAAACGAAGATTCCGAAGGAATGCTCGGCTATGAATTGTACTCATCGGCGCTAGCTGATGTGTTATCCGAACCGACGTTGACCACTCCAATCACCGTAGGATTGTACGCAAAATGGGGCAGTGGCAAGAGTTTCCTGCTGACAAAGTTACGCGACGAAATGACAAATTTTGCCAAGCAATGGGCCGAACCATCGATAAAAGCTCCATGGCTACTGGTCATGGTGTGCTGGCATCTGTCGATTATTTGTGGTGCTGTAATCGGACTACTCACCTGGTCCTATGTGTATGGTGTCATTGTGGCCGTTACTCTTATCGTGCTGTTGTTTATCAGCATTCAGGGATTGAAGATGGCCAGTCAAAAGTATGACATTTTCTGGGCGTATTCCTTTTACCGCGGCATGATGAAGAGGCTCAGCCATCTGAGATTAATCGTTCAGGTGGCCTTTTGTCATCCGCCCGGACCGAAGCACAGTTCACAACCGATGCCTGTTCGGTTTCATTTTGCTGAAACGAGTAGTGCGGCACCGACGGGCGAAACTGCCGTCGGTTATATGTTAGCGTCGTTATTCGAGGCcattgaaaatcattacggCTCTCTACCGACTCGACTCTATCGGGCACTGAAGCCAAGACCAGGTAACTTTTGTGTGATTCCTGAGGGTTACATTGttaaaaatgtcaacaaaTTGTTACAGTGAAAGCTACTGCCGGATGGAAGTGGCGCCGGATGTGTTGCATTCCAGTTGTGATCCTGTTTGAATTGGCATTTTTCGGATTGATCACAATATCATCGCTCCTTATTGTCCTCTATGGAAGCTCTACCCCTTATGAAGACGAAACACGGTATGTCGCGTTGTCGTGTCAATCTTCTCTCTAACTAATTTTCAACTTGAAATTCCAGCCAAGGAATCCTAGTCTCACTGTACATAGTTGGCGCTGTTTTAGTTCTTTACCTTCTTGGTGCTATTCGAGGGCTGGACGCATTGAAGGTTTGTTTGATTGCTACTCTCTCCGGCAATGTTCTCATCTAACGAATCCCCTTCCAGAATTTGTTCTTTTCCCAGAGTCGTCATTTGAAGAAGTCTCTGAAATCACACGAAGGTGCTCCGTTAACTGCACTGGGTGCTGAGGTTTCAATAATGACTGACATGGTTAAGGTATGACAACGCACGAGCATAATTTTACTAATTCCCTCTGGTTGATTTCACGTCTTCCGTTTCAGTGTCTGGATGCATTTACGAAACAACAGTCGCGCCTAGTCGGCATCGTCGACGCACTGGACTCCTGTGACACTGAACGCATTCTGACCGTTTTGAGTTCCGTGCAAACATTATTATCGTCGCCGAATCGTCCATTCGTTCTGCTGATTGCCGTCGATCCCCATGTGATAGCCAAGGCGGCCGAAGCAAACAGTCGACGATTGTTCACCGAGGGCGGCATTGGTGGTCACGATTTTCTGCGCAATCTGGTCCATCTGCCGGTGTATCTACAAAATTCCGGACTGCGTAAAGTGCAACGTGCCCAAAATACAGCGCTGGCCTATCgacgaaacattttcaacgacACAGCGCAAATGGACGAACCGACTCTCGGCCATTCGGCATCGGCCCGTCGCCTATCGAACGCTTCGGAAATAATGTCGAGCAACGAAAAATTGCGAGCACCACCGCCGGCCCGATCCGGTtcgaagaaattgaaaatgtccGAGTCGATAGCCAGTTCGATCGGTTCGAATTTGCACCGGTTGAGTCAGAATCCACAGGGTCCCATCGATTTGTCGAAAATGGTGCTGACCGACGATTATTTCAGCGAAGTGAATCCGAGAAGTATGCGACGGTTGATGAATGTGATTTACATAACAGGTATGCGGAGTGGTGTTCGACTGTCGATTTCCCGATTTTTATCCGTTTTCTTTCTCTACTCCTCCCGTCACAGTGCGTTTACTGAAAGCATTCCAAATTGACTTCAGTTGGTACAGACTCAGTTCATGGGTAAATCTGACCGAACAGTGGCCGCTGAGGGCAAGTATGATTGTCCTGCAACACGATCAGAACCAAGagcttgacgacaatgttccaTTGCAAGCTCTTTATgaaaagtaagaaaatttcACATTCTCAGTCACGCTATGACCACGACCgagcaaatttttaattttttttttcgttcagcGTGCGCCTTAATCTAGCAAATTTACGAGAATCGGAACCACTGCTGGAGTTGGACCGAGATGAAAGGAAATTGGAGGCATTTTTGCAATTGCACAGGTAAGTCACAATTAAACTAGCTATCGTCAATAACGTCGACAAGAACCAATCGACGAGCTCAGACTCATCGTTTATAGTGAAACCTGAATGAtcaaactattgaagtaaaagattttgtgtcaaacacTAAATGAGACTTTACACAAGTGAAGtgacagatttaatgatttcatTGCGAGACACCTGCCTTGCCGTTTCTAATAGTTTGATAGTTTTATGGCTTTTCGGTGTATTGACCCGATGAGAAAATGACGGGACTTTATGTTCAACAAAGATGGAATAGATTCGGTAGCATCTAGGGTGGATCGACTTTtacatttgattttaaatcgcTTGACATTCAGAATGGTCCAGGGGATCTACAATGGAAGAagctttttcttaaaaatatgtttttccgGTGTCTCAAGAgcggtttttgatttttggagTAGTATAGGAAGGTAACGATGTAACGCTGATTGATTTTTCCGACATCTCTGAGATGATACAATTACTATTAGCTGAAGTTATTGGCTGAATAATCGAGTTTTAAAATGGCACTAGCATGTTGGAGATCGGGGTTTCCATTTTAAGGCAGTCAGTTTGACAAATTTAAAAGCGTGTGAGATGTGCCTGAATCGGTAATCTCATAAAGAATCAAGGACAGGTAAGctttttgaaatcattttaaaaatactCGAAGGATCGCTTAAGGTCTAAAATATGCCAAAATTGGATGTGTCGTGATTTGCCGGTCGGGAAAACTGACTGACCTGCAATGTCCTAAACGTACTTCTAGATCTCGAACAAGTTTATTAGAATCAAATAATTAGATACAGGCAATGTTTTAACGTCACACatcagagcctaatatttgggaattaattctctaaattcccaaaattccctaaaattctcaaaaattcccaaaaattccctaaattcccaaaaattcccaaaattccctaaaattctcaaaaattccctaaattcccaaaaatacataaattcccaaaaattcccaaaaattcccaaaaaaaaacaacaaatatttcagaacatagtgaatataatatattcagTAAATTAAGCTTAAGCggcatatcgccaaaactggaggtgatggtgataggggaacaagtggtctccgattttaagtagtgatagattcgtcttcaattctagagaatcgtatcttccatttttttcgaacatttttttaaattttcggttcaaagggtaccgaaaacctttttgcggctataactcaaaataattattttaagagcagtctacactccgaccttcgatgaaaaacattttcgatgataacttcttattagaatattttttgaaaaaattggtttcatcgtttggtgccacAACATCTAAAGTTACGATAGCCACCAGAATAAACCGTGagccttttttaataaaagtttgttttgttataaaaactttttatattttttttaatttaatttaattaaaaaaatcactgccATGATGAACTCACGTACGGAAACTCTAAAGAATCGAAATGTGATATTAGGTATCTGTCAGCTGataggaatattttgtttgttagtgttggttttttggttatctcggtgatcacaattaaaacaaactgtcaacaaataaaacatcccaatttgttaagtcacgaaattgtttttttttcaagcgcgagattttttgaaaattggagcggctttttaaactgaaattaaaaatttcaaattccacttttccaatatcaatagacattttcagtgtgtttttgatgtgttcattgaaataaaaataatacgGACTAaggctcgcggtttattgtcaaaattgatgcagtctacgccgagaaaactcaaaagtccaaaaaatatcataaaaacacaaagtttaggagttttgagttttttcgcatcaatctggacaattccagtggctatcgaaacCTTATATGTTCTctggcaccaaacgatgaggccacttttttcaaaaataattcgaataaaaagttatcatcaaaaatgtatttcagaGTATACGCCCtggctggtgcgagtacatcgaCAAGAATTATATCCTTCAGAGCATAATATTTGGGAACCAAGTCTCAaaagttcactaaaattccaaaaaaaatccaattttttttgtttgttcatagtttttaaagctttttgaacttttcctgatcttttacgagcatttaattataaaaatgcaaagaaaagaaattttttgggaattttagggaatttttgggaattaattcccaaaattcccaaaaattctcaaaaacgattcccaaatattaggctctgtcACACATGCCAGCGAAACAATTCAGAATTGCACACAATATAACTCTACCCagtcgaaaataaaaatcgctCTTGAGGCACGggcaaaacatatttttttaaagtttcttCAATAATAGATTCTCAGCATCACTCTGAATTTAACAAGGAGTTAGGcgttttagaagaaaaaaaaggtaaaattcgACCTACCCTAGCATAAGTATATGTCAATCCCGTAGAAGCTCACTGTCACACGGTGTTAAACTGTGCGATTACCCAAGatgaaatagtatatttcgtaccacggactaaagtcttttttagcgtgtgagaggtttccagacagagccgaagacaaggtctggaatcgaaaaAGACATTTAGGCCGTGatacgaataatatttttcatatccgACGGAGAATAAGTGCTACGAAGTCGGGTCCTAGCTATGAAGTAGATATTTCCATCACAAGAACGAAAAAGTTGAGTTTTCGCGTGAACTTTGTTGATCCGAGTTTGAACCACGCGAAcacaaactttttatttttcgtccgatttgcatattttacatgctgaggatACCGAAAAAAATGCTTCATTAATGAAATGAacgtttttcaagaaaattcgcgaaaattttagaaaattcggaaaaatcaacaaattttgagaaaacattttcgaaaaaatacgCAGTGATTTTCAGTGCAGAAGCATGTGAATGTTTTGTCTGTGCATATCACATCGTaaatgataaatgaaattgtcgtCGCAGCTGCataaagaataaaatttaaaaatttaaatttccgtTGAAAAACATGTTTAGTTCGCCAGACCACTTCCAACACGGCAAAGTAAAGTCACTCAGGCAAGAACAGTCGATTTTGTCGAGATACCATAATTCATAAGTTGGCGTTTGATTTTGTTGCATAACGCTTACTAATACAAATGCATGAAACGAATACGTAAACGATTATAACGGGATTTAGCTGTATTTTCGTCGTTGTTGTCGTGcttccaatcgaaattttattttgagggattttttgaaaaacagcctaccgaaatcgaacgcattttccagtggacttcgaattcttcgaagcttgtgtggctgcccgagtaaaaataaaagtctcaaaagttcgaaaagagacgtctcacggCTTCAAATCCTATGTATTGTAAgacgtgagacgtctcttttcaaacttttgagacttttattttactcGGGTGGTAAAAGGTGGTCCAAAACCGAAAACGTCCACTTTTCTTACAAtgtctccagttacacgagccgtacagggtcgtaaGGGGTGtcgttagaaaggtaatcacatgtaatCACATCCGAATAGGAAGTTATTGGtataaaaattcatccacactgaaatatgtgcagttaaagttttcaaccgaagactttcAGTGTTTCAGTGTGGTGGATggattttaaaaccaataagtccctattcggctcaatagtacttgtgattacctttctaatgacaccccacaggaccctgtacggctcgtgtaactggagattttttttttttaaagaaaagtgcaagtttttgatcacctttcaccagccacacaagcttcgaagaatttttttgaaagtagtTTTGGCTTCTTGgatcgaagtcctttctaggtacatatcagaaagtccactggaaaatgcgtcagATTTCGGTatgctgtttttcaaaagaatcactctcttggaattttattccttcacATTGACATCAATTTGGTGTCTCTACAATGCAGCCAACGTCAGACATATACGCTCGAACTGACCCCTTTAGTCAACAAAAGTGTACGAACAAGAAATTTTAGTCATTTTCTAGTtgcccaattttttttttttgaaattccaGCGGCTTTTaacaaagaattatttttgttttgtgtttttttaggCATGACTTGTTGGTGTCAGACCTGCGGATATTTTTACCGTTCACAATCAACTTAGATCCATATTTTAGAAAAGTACTTAAAGGTAAGTTGCTTGCTTCGAGGGGTCGtcataattttggttttgCTTGGAAAACATTTCGTCGGTTGAACGAATCTAAATTCTCAGATTTCTCTATTCTGTCGGAGCTATCCGAGTCTTTACCTTTCTACTTTCACTGTGCTCAGTTTTTCAAAGTCGTTTTCGTTAACCCAATGACGTAGACAATGAATCCGTTATATGAAACCTGCGCTGTTCCCCTTCATCCTCGGATGATGAAAAAGTGGTGGAATCGAAAATCTACTGATTCTAGACATGGAACTCTATTTAACGCATGCCTTCCGCTATCAGTAGAAATTACAAAAGTTTTGAATTGTTGTCTAGCAAAACGTGTCCCATACTCTCTGGAGTCGATACCAACGAGGATGTCTTGGGATCGAATAAGTACAATTAAAAAATCGTGACAGCGTCAACCGAGTAAATGTCCATTGTCCACTCGAATTTCCAACGAAACTTCTCCCCTAACGCCATTGCATCTCTAATTTTCTGGCTTTCCCATTTTCTTAAACCATCAGAAGACCAACAAAACATGGAAGATGAAGGAATAATAATGCCAATGAAAGCTCCGCCACCGCATCCCATACGTTACCATTTGCCGAACAAACCTCACTCATCGATGCAAAACACCATTCTGAACAGCTTCACCAATCCGACCGGCCATTCGTCCACCTATGGCGATGGTAGCAACAAATTTGGCGAATCGGCGAGTCGACGGCCGAGCGTTATCGGCAATGCTCCGGTGCACATCGAAAAAACAGTTCCACCATCTTTCGATTGGATGACCGCCTTTCCGGTAAGGACGATTGTGCCTGTTGACGGGATTTCGTGGTAATAAAATTCCTCTCTCACCGTAGGACGAATTCTTGCAAATTCGCCTGTCTAAGCTTACTGTCGAAGGAGTTCAGAGTATGATCAGACAGGTCGACGATTTGAAAAGTGAAGTGGAGAAACTTGATGCCGTGCTTCGGATGAATGCAATAAATGGCCGTGTATTGGCTCACTGTGATTTAGTGGAACTGAAAACGGTATGTGACACtgggaaacatttttaatgggGGAGGGAAGAGAATAATGCGTTGGCGTCCTGTTTATTTTCACCGACCATTCTCATTCgattttcattccattttcGCTAGATAATGGACCTGAACTTTGGTCACTGGGAAATATTCAAACTATTGATAACAGCTCTACGTGACATCGAGAAGCATCAACCGTCGGCCAAGTCCATCTTCGATTACCAATTTGATGGTCAAGATCCGTATCCAATGCCAACAGTTCGCCAAAAGTCTACCATGGAAAAGcaggtaaaatttttgttctgaGTTCGCCTGCACCCTATCCCCATAGCTGTAgaataatgaaatttctaCATTCATCTAACGTTGCGTctaattcttttgttaaacaaGCAGCAAAAAGTGCACGACTATGAGTATCTGCAGGTACAACAATCAATTAACGAACACCCTCTCTCCTACAACCATTTCTCctctaaataaaatgaattcctCCAAACTGACAACGAAACTAAATTTCTCCCTCCCACCAAACAGGTCACACTCGAAGAGCAAATGATTTGCGGCGCCCTGCAAACGCTCAACGAGGAAGCATTTGAGGATGTAATCAGCAGCGAACGGCCGAGTCCAACCGGCGGAATACCATCAGGTGAGCAACCACAACCGCTTGAGCCAATTAGAGAAAGCGCTGAATATTGTTGCACCCAATCGGACGTCGATTGTTTGcacaattcatttttgttgcaCGATCAGAATAAATTTAGCCATTGCGTCACAAGTCCATCGTTGCCTTCGGTCATCATAAATATGCCGTCGAACGGCTGTCGTATTGATGATACGCATTTGTAATACATTTGTGAATCATCTGCAGTAGACGGGGGGTCGACTTGTCTTCATAGCCAGATGTTTGTGGTGAATCAAACGaagggaaaacatttttcgttgaCTAAAAAGTAAAACTTCAACAgtcgaagtaacagattaacTGAATTTGTTGTGATACGCTTGACGAGTTTGCCGTCTTTAAAAGGTTAAGTGGATCTGGGTTCATTAATGTTAAGGTGGTAAGGAACTAACCTCCTTGGGAATTTAGTGTGTAATTTTGGTGGTATTACGGTAATGGTGGTGGTTGACAGTATTGTAGTTAAGTCGATAGAGACGTTGGGCTTCGCTAAAATGATCAATCCTAACGTGGGCTTTAAGTGGGCTTTAAGTGGGCGTTGTTCGTACGGTAAACCTAATCTCATAATTATGAAAGATGGGATCAAAAGTCtgtctattccatctgtcaaagtgacgttttcaacgtcaaacgaaaataaatcaaagtGGCCACAAAATCCgtgatttttcttaaattatttAGACTGTTATGACGGAGAATTCTTCTTTTCTTCGAACTTGCGGGAAGCGTCAAATGAAGGAGAATGTGTAAGCGTTTGGCAGCTCCAGAAAGTTctttgtttaattgaaatttcccTTCAGAACACTTCCCCGGCATACTGGTCTATTTCACTAATTTTGTGACGAATTtacatatttatttttgtttgacgtttaaaacgtcactttgacacaTGAAATGGACAAACATTTGATACCAGCTGTCACAATTCAAATCGGACATTTTCGCTTGCTTTTAGAGCCGTAAAACTCGTTTTCGAGTTGCGCTCTGTAGATTTTCATTGTTGTTGCTACATCATCCAGTCTTTCATTAACAAGCCAAATCGTCTTGACCTGAACGTGCAAGCTGaaagtcaaataaaaattgatttttgcaaATCAAATTTCTACAAGACAACGAGCCCAGCGTCTCTGATTcataataatttatgaaaaaaaattgcttgcAATCGAACTTCTTAGACTAGGTCCTAGACTTTtaaatgatttctttttttgaattttaattcttgaTTTTTACATCTAAGACGCCAAGGTCTTCCAAATCGAAatcttataaaaaaatttagaaatttagaCGAGCTTTTTGGAGGTCCGTAGGATCGGTTAGatatataccaaaaaaaaaacttgtaaaTTATTACTGTGATGATCGTCCAGAGTGTacttaaatatttacaattttacagtgttatgaaatacgaaattgcAAAGAATTAGTGAATTATTAGAGAAATGACATTCCATGTTTGTATATATATGCACAGTGCGGTATTGTGTAGTGTTAGTGGTAGgatgaaacattattttttttggacgCTCAATAAGCTCTGGTTAGCATAGTTTAAGTGACAGGAATATTTAAGACGAGTGCATCAGgaagatttcaaaatttcgagCACTGAAATATGCAACATTCCCGCATTCCCTACTCCTTAGTTTCTCTTGATTCTGTTACTTTATAGAGCAACTAAATCACCTAACGGTGATCGTATCAAGTAAACATATGAATATGTATGCGGACATAACATGGCCTTAAGAACAATTATTCTTTTTAAATAACTGACGAACTTGCCACTAATTTAAGAGCGCTCATCCCTCAGCAAATTTCTAGCCTatatttgtgcgcaaaaatattcgttttttgctgatttctctgaaccaaaatctttttctgaagaagtaaaaccattaaagcacgcaaaaatgggTTACTTTAAAGGTAACTTGGAGAAATCTTTCAAGATTGCGTAAATTTTCAGGTTTTTGGTTCCTAAATGTagactacaaatttgcaaaaggtCCATCACTCTTAAAGGCGGTACTGAGGAGACAATGCAAATAAGTAAATTCCGACCAGTTAATTCAGACACCgccaaattttgttatttcgcTCGCTTTAACCTACGATTACTACGAGCTTTGCCCCActtcattgataaaatttagaattgaactgagttcattttaattttaattggactaaagaggcatcggtgcttggctaaaattgtagcctacatttgcgtgactcgtatttcatttttgattatttcttttcatcagaatccttttcgaaaaatgtacgaccgcaataccgactacgaatgtgttagcttttaacagaaaatacatttggttgtagtcgtttgaccagctctgagaaaagtcagcAGTTTAAGAGCCACATGGGTAAATTGTTGGCTACATTTGGGCGCATtattgatgataattttaGACTTGCATTCTTTTTGGGAgaagtacgaccatcgtttggtgtaaGCGTGTTGGCTtttagtaaaaaattgaaatgttaatGGAGACGTACATAggtccgagaaaactcaaaatacgtgtaaattttcgtgaaatatcGAGTTTTCTCGGACCCAGGTAGAACTCCattaacatttcaatttttgactattaacaaacacattttaacaccaaacgatgtttgtactttttcagaaatgcgagtccaaaattatcatcaataataattttgcgcccaaatgtaggcaacaatttagccaagtgtagattgctcttaacgaaattttcagaaaaggttcagttttctcagagctggtcaaacttctacaaccaaatctattttctgttgtaatctaacacattcgtggtcgctATTACGctcctatatttttgaaaatgaattctggtgCAAAGGTAACATGAAAAGTAAACAAAGATCgaacatttaaaaaacgcccagATGTActtatgcttttcagcaaagaaTTAAGAGCAGTTGTAGCAGTTTGGCCAGCCCTGATTATAAAAATTCTGGTAAACTGCTGACTTTTCTCGGAGCCGGTCAAACttctacaaccaaatctattttctgtttcaaactaacacattcgtggtcggtaTTGCTGTCGTACAACTTTGAATATAGATTCTAGTGTAATCTAAAATGCAGTAAATAAAAACGCCCGAATGTAGGCTTCAATTTTAGCTAATCATTCACGCCTCTTAAACTACGTTCTTGAACTGCTCGAGACATTGATTGGTCgtaataaatatttcgaaatcttctgttttctgattttgtcACAGTAACTGCTAGCACTTCTGAGCATAAATTCGAAACCCTGTAGAAGGTGCCATTGAGTTGCCAGCAGTGACTCAATTGAAGAATACACGTCAGAGTAGGGAAATGAAGAAGTAATATCTCGACCATTTGGTAATTAGTGAGAAACGGTCATTGAATGAACTTTTGTACAAGTGGTACATACATGAAGACTTTACACCGCGATGTACctcatcaacgcacttcaagcatgagtggtactctaaatatggtacagaaacttgacagtgtgtcacacaactgcaAAACACTgttaaaaaaaccatttcatacaaaatagtactctatttgacagctgtcaactaCGATTACTTTTGTTTGAAGTGCGgtgacctaattcaaatttctataaaaaaaggTTCTGCTGATTGCGGTGGCGAGCAACGAACGTTCAATGCACGACGCATGTAAAATGGCGTACGTAAACTTGGGTGTTtctattgttttgttttaaaaagtGTGTGAGGCTTGCATTGCAAAATCCAATAGGCTATTTGCAGTCATTGCTAAAAAGTGTAATTTGCTTGTTTGCATTGGTTCTTGCTGTGATTTATTCAGTCTATAGACCTTATACGTACCgtcacaaataataattgtttatCTCGGCTATAGGGTTGTCAAAATTAGTACCTAACGTTGTTGGAACCTTCTATCGAAACTCATGTCATTTGTAGTaagcaattaattttgaagCCGAAAGTGGTCTGTGTTCCGCCTAGGTTTCAAGAAATATCTTGTAGGACATACAGATGAAGCTAGTCAGGTCATACATAAATGAAATAGACAACACACAGGGACTTGCTATAGTAGGTCATTGTCAATGGTATTTATTGTCAAATTAAACGTCAATTTCGTAAGTTAACCtcagatcaaaaaaaaaatatttagaaaaaccGATGCTCTCTCTAGCACCGAAGGTAACTGAGTTGGGGAGAGCAATCTCAAAAATTTACTATTTTGAGGTTAGTTTTGGAAAGTGACCGTTGCATTCGGCTatttgacaatgatctattgttTGACTCGAAAATAGTATTCATGGTTCATTTTAGCGAATTCTTGTACTAAATTTTTGTACTAAAATAGAACCAGCTATATCAATAACGCCTTAACCAACGCTTTCATTTAATAGctgaaatgttttcgtttttacaTTCAACTCACTGCgcttgaatttgatttttgttattttttttggaagaattttgcTTTCCTGTTTTTGATTTCGAAGTATTTTTTactaacaaaatattaaaggGCGCATCGGCAGTTGATTCCATAACTGCACTCGCTGCCTACAACTGCTAGGTAGACCTCTATGGATTGAGTTTTGCTTAATTCAGCGGGCGTAaagataataattaaaaaaggaACAGTAAATCTCGACTGTCCTTCGTATACCACTGTCTGTATTATTAGAATAGTTAGAAGTCAGAGTTTTATCTCATACGATTTACGGAATCTCGCAgcaaaatatgatttttgtgtttttggcTTTAATAAAAGCGGTTCTTTCAGCAACATAACCGGCAACATATAGTTTGATGGAATATACTTAAGCGGCTGTTTCACGCCATAACGGTACGATATCCCATGTGCATATCATAAGGCCCCGGCCTGAAAACTTGCCACTGCCTTTGAGATCAACTGAAAAGTATTACGAAATTGTAGATCCGAAATCTCTGCTTCTGTTTGCTTTTAGAGTCAGTCCAACAATCGAAGTGTAATTTTCCAGGGccaatttttggtaaaatattttgccaatttttctaaaaatattttccagtgaaattaggaaaattttgaggAAAAAATGGAAGATATGGGAAAAATCGAGTTAAACTTGAAGTACCTGTCAACTCAAAGGCAGTCACgctttcattttgcttttctCCGTTTAATCTCTTTCCGTTCCATTCAAATGAAATACGTCACAGTCGTGAGGTTATGTTGCTCTGAGCACCAATTTAACAGAATTAATTTTAGTTAATTTGGATTGTAAACTGGGTAAACTTTGTTTATAACActtacatacacacacacacacagcgCATGGTTATAACACTTTGTATTAAATGGATAAtaaattttggtgaaattttaaacgaatttgt is a window of Bradysia coprophila strain Holo2 unplaced genomic scaffold, BU_Bcop_v1 contig_235, whole genome shotgun sequence DNA encoding:
- the LOC119077479 gene encoding kinase D-interacting substrate of 220 kDa isoform X6; the protein is MGSLSHRTLLQYIELNDLPGLKLYLDVRRHTPVIDDRDENGATVLIIAASKGLVPFVRELIIRGADIQAEDFDNWSALLCASKNGHTEIVHILVEQGADIEHRDMGGWTPLMWASYRGHSAIAEFLLDKGADIFAHGNYHLGSLLWASGRGHTEIVRLLVQHGAKINVGDKYGTTALVWACRKGNVEIVEILLNAGANVDTAGIYSWTALLVAVAGGHHDCVSLLLEKRPNVNALDKDGMTALTIACREGLNEIASALIISGAYVNIQDRAGDTPLIHAVKNGHRSVVETLLKRHADVDIQGKERKTALYTAVEKGHTAIVKLLLASNPDLELSNKEGDTPLLKGVRNRQLEIVQLLLERKAKVSTADRRGDTALHIGMRARSKAIVEALLRNPKNSQLLYRANKVGETPYGLDNAHPKTILGQVFGARRLNTNEDSEGMLGYELYSSALADVLSEPTLTTPITVGLYAKWGSGKSFLLTKLRDEMTNFAKQWAEPSIKAPWLLVMVCWHLSIICGAVIGLLTWSYVYGVIVAVTLIVLLFISIQGLKMASQKYDIFWAYSFYRGMMKRLSHLRLIVQVAFCHPPGPKHSSQPMPVRFHFAETSSAAPTGETAVGYMLASLFEAIENHYGSLPTRLYRALKPRPVKATAGWKWRRMCCIPVVILFELAFFGLITISSLLIVLYGSSTPYEDETRQGILVSLYIVGAVLVLYLLGAIRGLDALKNLFFSQSRHLKKSLKSHEGAPLTALGAEVSIMTDMVKCLDAFTKQQSRLVGIVDALDSCDTERILTVLSSVQTLLSSPNRPFVLLIAVDPHVIAKAAEANSRRLFTEGGIGGHDFLRNLVHLPVYLQNSGLRKVQRAQNTALAYRRNIFNDTAQMDEPTLGHSASARRLSNASEIMSSNEKLRAPPPARSGSKKLKMSESIASSIGSNLHRLSQNPQGPIDLSKMVLTDDYFSEVNPRSMRRLMNVIYITVRLLKAFQIDFSWYRLSSWVNLTEQWPLRASMIVLQHDQNQELDDNVPLQALYENVRLNLANLRESEPLLELDRDERKLEAFLQLHRHDLLVSDLRIFLPFTINLDPYFRKVLKEDQQNMEDEGIIMPMKAPPPHPIRYHLPNKPHSSMQNTILNSFTNPTGHSSTYGDGSNKFGESASRRPSVIGNAPVHIEKTVPPSFDWMTAFPDEFLQIRLSKLTVEGVQSMIRQVDDLKSEVEKLDAVLRMNAINGRVLAHCDLVELKTIMDLNFGHWEIFKLLITALRDIEKHQPSAKSIFDYQFDGQDPYPMPTVRQKSTMEKQQKVHDYEYLQVTLEEQMICGALQTLNEEAFEDVISSERPSPTGGIPSDSNDFVFIPPTLSACPSLANSPNMSRRDSILKHSGSVKTDKRVSINTEPPKMEFVSEKRPPSSRPASLSLAKGERPVFKLVRSPSIDQDDDSRPDVGHTGNDESIPLVRESGSNQ